In Pseudomonas sp. ADAK2, the genomic window CGACGACAATGGCCAGCTCATCGAGGTGATCAATCGCAATAACGATTCGGTCCGCCGCTTCAGCTACGCCGACGGCGTCATGGCCAGCCACAGCAATGCCCTGGGTCTGAGCTGCCATTACCGCTGGCAAACCATTGATGACCAACCCCGTGTGGTGGAGCACTGGACCAGCGACGGCGAACACTATCACTTGCGCTACGACTTCAAGCAGCGCACTTCCTGGGCCACTGACGCGCTGGGACGTGAGCTGGAAATTCACTACAACGAAGATCGTCGCGTCATCGCCAGTCGTGATGTCGGCGGTGAACGCTACGGCATCGACCTTGATGAGGCTGGCAACATGACCGGCCTGACGCTGCCCGACGGCAATCAGCTGGCGTTCAAGTACGATGACTTTTCCCGTTTGATCGAAGAAACCGACCCGCTGGGCCGCAAGATCAAATACAAGTACCACCTCAGCACCACGCTGGTCACCGAGACCACCTTCCTCGACGGCAGCACCTGGAAAGCCCGCTACGACGCCAAGGGCAACCTCATCGCTGAAGTCGACGCGCTGGGCAACAAAACCGAATACCTCAACAGCGACGACGGTCTGCCGCACACCATCATCGACGCCACGCACAAGTCAAAATACCTGTGGTGGAACACCCTGGCCCAGGTCGAACGTTTCCAGGATTGCTCGGGTAAAAACACCCACTACCGTTTCGACGAACGCCATCACCTGATCGCCGTCACCGATGCCCTGAACCAGACTACCACCCTGGAACGCAAACCCGACGGCGAAGTGCTGCGCATCCAGCACCCGGACGGCAGCGCCGAGTCGTTTACCTACAACGCCCTCGGCCAGGTGCTGACGCACACCGACGGCAAAGGCCAGACCACGCGCCTGCTGCGCACCGCTCGCGGCCTGCCGAGCAGCCGCCAGGACGCCAAAGGCCAGCGCATCCGCTACGAATACGACCAGGCCATCCGCCTGACCGCGCTGGTCAACGAGAACAACGCGGCTTACCAGTTTGCCTACGACGCGTCCGATCGCCTGATCGAAGAAAAACGCATCGACAACTTGACCCGCCGGTTCAGCTACAACCTGGGCGGGCACCTGACGCGGGTTGACGAAATCGGCTACGGCGAGCGCGCCGAGCGCCCACAGCGCACCTCGGAATTTGAGCGCGACCCCATCGGCCGACTGTTGGCCAAGCTCAACGCCGATGCCCGTCATGCTTACACCTACGACGACGCAGACCGCTTGCTCACCATCGAGCGCCTGCCCACCGCCCACGGCAAAAAACTCGGCGTCAGTGAAGAGACACTCGATTTCTCCTACGACCTGCTGGGACGCCTGATCAAAGAGACCACGCCGCAAGGCGCTCTGTCCTACGACTACGATCCGCTGAGCAACCTGACCACACTGACCCTGCCCACCGGCCAGCACCTGAACCACCTGTATTACGGCAGCGGCCACCTGCACCAACTCAACCTCGACGGCCAACTGATCAGCGACATGGAACGCGACGACCTGCACCGCGAAGTCCTGCGCACCCAGGGCCAGCTCACCAGTTGCTTCGGCTACGACGCCATGGGCCGCAAGGCCTGGCAGTTCGCCTCGCGCCTGCCGGCGGAAAAACTCTCGCAACTGCACAACCCCGGCATCCAGCCCGACCTGCTGGTGGAGCACGCCTACAACCCGATCCACCGCCGTCATCAATACGACCCCGCCGGCGAACTCACCCGCACCCTCGACAAATTGCGCGGCGAGATCAAGTACGAGTACGAAGCCAACGGCCAACTGCACAGCCGTGACACGGGCAGGCTGGTGGACAGTGAAGAGTTCCGCTACGACGCGGCGGCGAACCGGCTGAACTTCAACACCAGTCAGTTCGATCACGTCAAAGACAACCGGCTCAAGCAGTGGCGGGATCAGGAGTACACCTACGATGCGTGGGGCAACCTGATTGAAAAGCGTAGCGGCATGAACGGGCTGCAGACGTTCAGTTACGACGGTGAGAATCGGCTGGTTAAGGCCGAGACGTTGGTGGGCGGCAAGCTGGAAAGTACCGGGGCCTATCGTTACGACAGCCTGGGACGACGGGTGGCCAAGGTGTCAGCGGTCAACGGGGTTACCGAACAGAAGCATTTTCTGTGGCAAGGCTTGCGCCTGTTGCGCGAGGAAAGTCCGGGGCAGAGCAGCCTGTACATTTACGAGCCGGGGAGCTATGCACCTTTAGCCAGAGTCGATCAGAGCGAAGGAGAAGAACAGAAGCTCTACTACTTTCATACCGACCAGATTGGTACGCCGCTGGAGATGACTGACCGGGAAGGGCAGATCGTCTGGCAAGCGACATACAAGGCGTGGGGCTCGCTGGAGCGGTTGGACGTCAACGCAGTCGAACAGAATCTGCGCTTTCAGGGGCAGTATTTCGACGATGAGACGGGGCTGCACTACAACACGTTTCGGTATTACGATCCGGAGGTGGGGCGGTTTGTTACGCAGGATCCGATTGGGTTGTTCGGGGGGGATAATCTCTACAGATATGTAGAGAATCCTATTGGATGGACTGATGTTTTGGGTCTTGCAAGCTCAAATCCTGGGGTGTACGACGTATTTTTTGAAGCAAGATTACCTACACGTGAAATGTATAGGTTGTCGGACCCTGTGCACTTTAGTGAATCGAATAGACAGCTTCACTATGCGATGAAAAATGACCCGACCCTAAGGTCTCACCTAGAGGGGAAATATCCCGGAATTGAATCCCACGTCTCGCCTACTACACGAGGAACCTTCCGAGGAAAAGCTTTCCCTGGAACTACATGGCACCATCATGGCCAAGTTGGAGGTCTCCTACAGCTGGTCGACATGAAGGATCATAAATCACGACATACGGATTATCATGCGAAAGGTGTTGGTGGCCGTAAGGGCTGGGGCGGCGGAAGTTCTTGCAGATAAATAGAGGAATTTAATTATGATTAGATATAAAAATTTAAACTCTCTCCTTGCTGAAGTTGACGATCTGGACAAGTTCGGGACGTTATATTCGAGTAAAAGTGGCTGGGCTGAAGATCCTAGTAATACTGAAATATTATTATTGCTAGGCGATGATGAGCTTGAAGATTTAGATGAGCGTGGCAACCCGGTATTGGCCAATAAATATGGTGCTAGCTATTTTTTTGATGTGGAGATATTTCAGAGTGTCATTGATTTGCAAAGAAAAAATAACTCGAAGTCAAACGCTAATGACTATATTCGTGCAATAAACTATTACCTTGAAAATGATGATTTTTATGAGGTGACTTAAATAAAGTTACAGGGGTGAAGGGGCAGGTTTATTCAATAATTCCTTGTTGCGGCGGGTTTGAATACCTGTCGCTTTTGTATTTGTATGAATTTTAAAGCAGGTCTACTCTTCACTGGTACATGAGATGTGCTGGCGCGCGATACGTGATATTAGAGCGCGTCGGCGCGTCTATCCGGATACGCCGAATGCTAAACTACAGATGATTTTACTGAGCAGTTCTACTACTTCCATACCGACCAGATTGGTACTCCGCTGGAGATGACGCACCGTGAGGGGCGGATTGTCTGGCAGGCGACATACAAGGCATGGGGCTCGGTAGAAAAGCTGGAAGTGAACGAAGTCGAACAGAATCTGCGGTTTCAGGGGCAGTATCTCGACGACGAAACGGGGCTGCACTACAACACGTTTCGGTATTACGATCCGGAGGAGGGGCGGTTTGTTACGCAGGATCCGATTGGGCTCAGCGGTGGGACTAATCTATATCACTATGCGCCAAATCCTTACGGATGGATTGATCCCTGGGGCTGGATGGCTTTTTGGAAGCCGCCTAAGTCTGATGGAATGGGGCATCATCCTTTTCCCCGTGCGTATGCTAATACCCGTGGATTCCCAGAATTAGGCACGAAGCTTGACTCGCCATCATGGTTTCCGAATGAAGTGGACGGTTCAGACACTCTTCACAAGGATTTTCATGACGCAATTAAAAAAGAAGGTGTGCCTTTCAATAAGAAGTTTACTGGCACTCCTGAAGAGTTAATAGGCAAGCTAAATAAAGCTTATGAAAAATCCCCTCAAAAAGGCACGCTGAAAATACCTAGAACAGGCGAAGTTCTTGCTAAAAATGTTACTGTGGGTGAGGCGCTGAATAAGTCTATTGGTAAGGGGTCTAATCTGAAGGCGGCAGGAGGTTGTGGATGAAAAGTATAGCAAAAATTGAAATATTTGAGCCTGGAATTGCTATTTTTGACCCGGTCGCATTAAATGCTTTTGTTAAAAACAATGGCATAGAGTCTAGTGATTTATTCGATTATTTTCTTAATAATGAAGAGGTTGGACTAAGCGCAGTAGAAAATGGGGTGATTTTCCCTCTCTATCAAATCCCTGAAATGGAATACAGCATTTTTCTAAAAGGAGGAGGCCCGGATTCGAGCTTTAATACTGCAGAGAAAGCATTTTGTTATTCGGGCATCCCTCTAACAGTTGTTTCTGGCTTGATTGTTGTTGCTGATTTAAATGCCTTGATGGATTGGGATCGTGATTTTTTTATAGACTATAGAAACACGTGCGATGAAAGTCTTGGAAATAATGATTATTTAGATGTGCTGAGTGGCTCTTATGCATTGAGTATTTGCGGTTTTAAGGGTTTGAGTGATCCATTTTTTTCACTAGGTTATGAGTTGGAGTTCAACCCTGTTGAGAGGCTTCCGGTGCTTTCAAGTCATGCTACAACAGATGATTGGAATTTTGCTTTGACTGAACGCTTTCGAAGTTGAGGAAGCCGAGTATGGCACTGAAGCCCACATGCTGAGGTAGGTCCAGATATGCCAATAGTATATCAGCCAGGTTTGAAGTCAGCAGAGGTTGATTATATTGAGATGGAACTTAATAGGGTTTTCTCAGTTGAGTATAGAAAGTTCCTGTCTGGAATGAACGGCTTTTACTTAACAGCTCCTGACTACGTGAAGATACCATTAAGCACTATTGATGAGGGCACTATAAATTTTGATCGTTTTTTTGGGCTCTTGCCTGAAGAAGAATGCAACGATGTGGTTTGTTTTAATAAGGAATTTATTGATGAACTCGATATCTTCGAGGAGGCTGTAGCTATTGGTGAGGATGGAGGAGGAAATCCCTACGTGATGATTGGCAGGCGGGGGGAGCAAGGGGTTTATTATTGGGATAGAACTCATCTCCATGAATCCAGTTCAACAAATAATTTTGACATTCCAGTACAGAATGATTTTGGGAATTTATTTCTTATCTCTGGAAGCTTCACTGAGTTTTACGATTTAGTTGTTGGATGCGTATCTGGTGCTCCAGATTTTATTGAAGATATTTAGATAATGGTTTTTCTAATGCATCATCAGTAGGGTTAGGCTTAGTTTAATAATTTTTGATTGAGATCTGTTATGATTCAAGAATTTTCTATCAGTACAGATACCGCAACCATCGCAGTATTTGATCTCGCAGTTATTAGGCGCAGGATCTATTATGCGCCGGACTGGTGGAGCCTTATCAAGGATGAAGTTCAAGAGATAAATGATGGGAACATAGCTTTTTTGGGTGTGGGACAAGACGGTAGTTATAGGGTAATTATCGTCGAAGACATAACAGATGGCTTTGGGGCTCTATATCTTGGATT contains:
- a CDS encoding SMI1/KNR4 family protein, which codes for MPIVYQPGLKSAEVDYIEMELNRVFSVEYRKFLSGMNGFYLTAPDYVKIPLSTIDEGTINFDRFFGLLPEEECNDVVCFNKEFIDELDIFEEAVAIGEDGGGNPYVMIGRRGEQGVYYWDRTHLHESSSTNNFDIPVQNDFGNLFLISGSFTEFYDLVVGCVSGAPDFIEDI
- a CDS encoding DUF7716 domain-containing protein, with amino-acid sequence MIRYKNLNSLLAEVDDLDKFGTLYSSKSGWAEDPSNTEILLLLGDDELEDLDERGNPVLANKYGASYFFDVEIFQSVIDLQRKNNSKSNANDYIRAINYYLENDDFYEVT
- a CDS encoding DUF6386 family protein, whose amino-acid sequence is MIQEFSISTDTATIAVFDLAVIRRRIYYAPDWWSLIKDEVQEINDGNIAFLGVGQDGSYRVIIVEDITDGFGALYLGFPSGQVFIGAGEDTVGGDFILLQECKDES